In Lysobacter lycopersici, a genomic segment contains:
- a CDS encoding 4Fe-4S binding protein, protein MYPHRSAGTSNSPCGSAEAACATGRGCGFCVEACPERAIRLQRRDRAA, encoded by the coding sequence ATCTATCCACACCGGTCGGCGGGGACGTCGAACTCTCCGTGCGGCTCGGCTGAAGCGGCCTGCGCAACAGGCCGCGGTTGCGGATTTTGCGTTGAAGCCTGCCCGGAACGGGCGATCCGGCTGCAACGGCGCGACAGAGCCGCTTGA